The sequence GCCAACGGGCAGGACGACGCCGGCACCATCTTCGCCGTCCCGGCCAAGTCGATCTACGCGGTCGCGCTGCACTACAACCGCAACCTGTTCGAGCAGGCCGGCCTCGACCCCGACGACCCGCCGACGACGTGGGACGAGGTCCGGGCGGCCGCGAAGACGATCCACGACGAGACCGGCGTCGCGGGCTACGCGACCATGGCGCTCGACGCGTCGGGCGGGTGGCAGCTCGCGGCCGGCGCGAACTCGCGCGGCGGCGTGATCGAGACGTCCGACGGCAGCGGCGCCTACACGGCGACGCTCACCGACCCGGCGGTCAAGGAGCACCTCGAGTGGCTGCACGCGCTGCGCTGGGAGGACGACTCGCTGCTGGCGCGGGCGGACCTCGGCTGGGGCGAGATCAACGCGGCGTTCGCGGGTGGCGAGCTCGCGATGTACACGTCGGGCTCCGACGTCTACAACGCGCTCGTCGAGGGCAACGGCGTCACCGCGGACTGGGGCTACGGACTGACGGCGATCCCGACCTCGGGTGACGGCGGCGCCCTGACCGGTGGCACGCTCGCGGCGGTCCGCAAGGACTCGACCGACGCGGAGAAGGACGCCGCCGTGAAGTGGATCGACTGGTGGTACCTGTCCAAGCTGCAGGACCAGGACCAGGCGGTCGCGGACGCCAAGACCCGCGCGGAGGCGGACCCGGCGCAGGCAGTCGGGACGCCCGTCCTGCCGATCTTCTCCGAGGAGCTGTACGACCAGAACCTCGAGTGGATCAAGGACTACGTCAACGTCCCGCTCGACGACATGACGGGCTACACCGACGTCATGTTCACGCAGAACCTGGTCCCCGAGGCCTCGGTGGCGACGCAGGACCTGTACAACCAGCTCTTCCCGGTGGTGCAGGCGGTCATCTCCGACGAGGGCGCGGACATCGACTCCCTCCTCGAGACGGCCAACACCGCGGGCCAGGCCGCGATCGACGCCGCGAGCTGATCGGCTCCCCGACCCGTGAGCCGGACGTGAGCTGCCCGGCCGGTCCGCAGCCGGCCGGGCGGCTCGTCGTCCACCGTCCCGAACGCACCCCGAAGGCGACCCCATGACCACCGACGAGACCGTCGCGTCCCCGCCCCTGACCCTCAGACGAGCCGCCTCGGCCGGGCGCCGCCGTGAGCGGCGCACCGGCAACCCGCTGACGTGGGTGCGCGGTGGCGGCCTGAGCGCCCTGCTGTTCGCGCTGCCCCTGCTCGTCGTGTTCGGCGTCTTCTCCTGGTGGCCCATCGTGTCCGCCGTCGAGATGAGCCTGCAGAAGACCAACCTGGTCGACGCCCCGACGTGGGTGGGCCTGGACAACTTCCGTGCCGTCCTGAGCGACCCGCTGCTGCCGACGGTGGTCCGGAACACCGCGTGGTTCGCGTTCCTCGCGCTGCTGTTCGGGTACCCGATCCCGCTCGTGGGCGCGGTGCTCATGAGCGAGCTGCGCCGGCGCAAGGGCCTGTACTCCGTGCTCGCGTACCTCCCGGTCGTCGTGCCGCCCGTGGTGGCGGTGCTGCTCTGGAAGTTCTACTACGACCCGCGGCCCGAGGGCGTCTTCAACACGGTGCTCGGCTGGGTGGGCCTCGGCCCGTTCCCCTGGCTGTCCGACGCGACCTGGGCCATGCCGTCCCTGGTGCTGGAGGCGACCTGGGCGGCCGCCGGCGGCACGGTGATCATCTACCTCGCGGCGCTGATCAGCGTGCCCGCCGAGCTCTACGACGCCGCCGAGGTCGACGGGGCGTCGGTGTGGCGCAAGGTCTGGCACGTGACGCTGCCGCAGCTACGCGGGGTCCTGTTCATCACGCTCATCCTGCAGATCATCGGGACCGCGCAGATCTTCCTCGAGCCGTTCCTGTTCACCAACGGCGGCCCCAACCACGCGACCGAGACGATCATGCTGCGCGTCTACAACCTCGCGTTCGCGAACCTCGGCAACAACTTCGGCCAGGCGACGGCGCTGAGCCTGCTCCTCGCCGTCTTCCTCGCCGTGATGTCGCTTCTCTACTTCCGCCTGACGCGATCCTGGAGCACGTCATGACCGCCCCCTCGTCGTCCCCGGCCCGTGACGAGCTCGTCGAGCCCGACCCCGCCCTCCCCGCGTCCCGCGCGGGCGTGGTGCCGGGATCGGCCGGCGCGGTCGGCGCCAACGTCGCGCTCGCGCGGAGCCTGCGACGCCGGCGTTCCGCCGCGCCCGACGAGAAGGAGCGGGGCGCCCTGTCGACGGCCGACTGGCGCCGGCCGCAGGTGCGCTGGACGTGGCGCGGAATGCACCTGCTGCTGCTGGTCCTGCTGGTCGTGTGGTGCCTGGGCCCGCTGCTGCTGCTCGCGAAGTTCGCGTTCACGCCGACGCAGGACATCCTCACCGCCCCGATGTTGGTGTTCCCGAACGGGGCGACGCTGGACAACGTCGACCAGGCGTGGAACAGGTACCACATCGGTCAGTACTTCCTGAACACCGTGTGGGTGGCGCTCGGCTCGTGGTTCGTCCAGGTGCTCGTCGCGACGACGGGCGGGTACGTCCTGTCGGTGCTGCGTCCGCGGTGGGCCCGGGCGCTGAACTGGGCGGTGCTGACCACCCTGTTCGTCCCCGCGGTCGTGCTGCTCATCCCGTTGTACAAGATCGTCGTCGACCCGCCGGTCGGGACGACCCTGATCAACAACTACCTCGCGGTGTGGCTGCCCGCGGGCGCGAGCGCGTTCAACGTCGTCCTGGTCGCGCGGTTCTTCGACTCGCTCCCGCGGGAGGTGTTCGAGGCCGCGCGCGTCGACGGCGCGGGGCCGTTCCGAATGTTCTGGTCCATCGTCCTGCCGATGAGCCGGCCCATCGTCGGCGTCGTGTCGGTGTTCGCGGTCATCGCGTCCTGGAAGGACTTCCTGTGGCCCTTCCTCGTGCTGAAGTCCGAGACGGTCAAGCCGCTGTCGGTCTACCTGCAGTCGATGGCGAACGTCGACAAGGGCACGCTGATGGCCGCGCTCGCCATCTCCACGCTCATCCCGGTGGTGATGTTCCTGGTCTTCCAGCGGATGTTCCTGCGCGGTGCCGGGCTCGGCGGCGCGGTCAAGGGCTGACGCGACCGCCCGCTGCTCGGTCGCCGGTTTTCTGACACGTCGTCGGGTCGAGATCACGCCGTGGGTGTGCCCGGTTCGGCGGGCGCACCCACGCGGTCCTGCGATGATCGGGAGGTGCACGACGACCTGGCTCTCGACGCCCCCCAGCAGCCCCAGAACCTGACGGCACCGTACGACGCCCTGCTGCTCGCCTCCTTCGGCGGGCCCGACGGCCCCGACGACGTGATGCCCTTCCTGCGCAACGTGACCGCCGGCAAGGGCATCCCGGACGAGCGGCTGGCCGAGGTGGCCGAGCACTACCACCACTTCGGCGGGGCCA is a genomic window of Cellulomonas fulva containing:
- a CDS encoding ABC transporter substrate-binding protein, which codes for MRFTRTTALAAAGLLSFGLLAACSDDADPDASPTGAQSAGGDEKVTIRVAGLLPTADDAAKQQLAERVEAFEAEYPDITVEPEDYEWLNSTFTTQLAGGTLPNVFEIPLTDGKTLIENGQLADIDAQVRALPYGEDFNETLLANGQDDAGTIFAVPAKSIYAVALHYNRNLFEQAGLDPDDPPTTWDEVRAAAKTIHDETGVAGYATMALDASGGWQLAAGANSRGGVIETSDGSGAYTATLTDPAVKEHLEWLHALRWEDDSLLARADLGWGEINAAFAGGELAMYTSGSDVYNALVEGNGVTADWGYGLTAIPTSGDGGALTGGTLAAVRKDSTDAEKDAAVKWIDWWYLSKLQDQDQAVADAKTRAEADPAQAVGTPVLPIFSEELYDQNLEWIKDYVNVPLDDMTGYTDVMFTQNLVPEASVATQDLYNQLFPVVQAVISDEGADIDSLLETANTAGQAAIDAAS
- a CDS encoding carbohydrate ABC transporter permease, whose translation is MTTDETVASPPLTLRRAASAGRRRERRTGNPLTWVRGGGLSALLFALPLLVVFGVFSWWPIVSAVEMSLQKTNLVDAPTWVGLDNFRAVLSDPLLPTVVRNTAWFAFLALLFGYPIPLVGAVLMSELRRRKGLYSVLAYLPVVVPPVVAVLLWKFYYDPRPEGVFNTVLGWVGLGPFPWLSDATWAMPSLVLEATWAAAGGTVIIYLAALISVPAELYDAAEVDGASVWRKVWHVTLPQLRGVLFITLILQIIGTAQIFLEPFLFTNGGPNHATETIMLRVYNLAFANLGNNFGQATALSLLLAVFLAVMSLLYFRLTRSWSTS
- a CDS encoding carbohydrate ABC transporter permease — encoded protein: MTAPSSSPARDELVEPDPALPASRAGVVPGSAGAVGANVALARSLRRRRSAAPDEKERGALSTADWRRPQVRWTWRGMHLLLLVLLVVWCLGPLLLLAKFAFTPTQDILTAPMLVFPNGATLDNVDQAWNRYHIGQYFLNTVWVALGSWFVQVLVATTGGYVLSVLRPRWARALNWAVLTTLFVPAVVLLIPLYKIVVDPPVGTTLINNYLAVWLPAGASAFNVVLVARFFDSLPREVFEAARVDGAGPFRMFWSIVLPMSRPIVGVVSVFAVIASWKDFLWPFLVLKSETVKPLSVYLQSMANVDKGTLMAALAISTLIPVVMFLVFQRMFLRGAGLGGAVKG